A genomic segment from Modestobacter roseus encodes:
- a CDS encoding acyl-CoA mutase large subunit family protein: protein MTEPAGSEARQRWQQRYESAQAAGRVREADFTTLSGVPVEPAYGPADERAVPDFARIGWPGEFPFTRGLHPTGYRGRLWTIRQFAGFGNARQTNERFRSLLAAGGGGLSVAFDMPTLMGRDSDDPRALGEVGHCGVAVDSAADLDVLFAGIPLQDTTTSMTISGPAVPVFCMYLVAAERQGADLAKLDGTLQTDIFKEYTAQKEWLFAPEPHLRLIGDLMEYCAHAIPAYKPVSVSGYHIREAGSTAAQELAYTLADGFGYVELGLSRGLDVDVFAPGLSFFFDAHIDFFEEIAKFRAARRIWARWLRDVYGARTAKAQQLRFHTQTAGVSLTAQQPENNIVRTAVEALAAVLGGTNSLHTNALDEVLALPSAKAAQIALRTQQVLAEETGVANVADPLGGSWYVEALTDSLEAQAEEVFARIREMGSDGSMTSGILRGIEDGWFTGEIAEAAFTYQRALEKGEKKVVGVNTLTDSVTDGDQLEILRISHQVELDQRAELATRRQDRDDEAARAAVARMVEVARTDQNMVPAMLAAARAEATLGEICDALRAEWGTYTEPARF from the coding sequence ATGACCGAGCCCGCGGGCAGCGAGGCCCGCCAGCGCTGGCAGCAGCGGTACGAGTCGGCGCAGGCCGCCGGGCGGGTGCGGGAGGCGGACTTCACCACCCTGTCCGGCGTGCCCGTGGAGCCCGCCTACGGGCCCGCCGACGAACGCGCCGTCCCGGACTTCGCGCGGATCGGCTGGCCGGGGGAGTTCCCGTTCACCCGCGGGCTGCACCCCACCGGCTACCGCGGCCGGCTGTGGACCATCCGGCAGTTCGCCGGGTTCGGCAACGCCCGGCAGACCAACGAGCGGTTCCGGTCGCTGCTGGCCGCCGGCGGGGGCGGGCTGTCGGTCGCCTTCGACATGCCCACCCTGATGGGCCGGGACTCCGACGACCCCCGCGCGCTCGGCGAGGTCGGGCACTGCGGCGTCGCCGTCGACTCCGCCGCCGACCTGGACGTGCTCTTCGCCGGCATCCCGCTGCAGGACACCACCACGTCGATGACGATCAGCGGCCCCGCCGTCCCGGTGTTCTGCATGTACCTGGTCGCCGCCGAACGTCAGGGAGCGGACCTCGCGAAGCTGGACGGCACGCTGCAGACCGACATCTTCAAGGAGTACACGGCGCAGAAGGAGTGGCTGTTCGCCCCCGAGCCGCACCTGCGGCTCATCGGTGACCTGATGGAGTACTGCGCGCACGCGATCCCGGCCTACAAGCCGGTCTCGGTGTCCGGCTACCACATCCGGGAGGCCGGCTCGACCGCCGCGCAGGAGCTGGCCTACACGCTGGCCGACGGCTTCGGCTACGTGGAGCTGGGCCTCTCCCGCGGGCTGGACGTCGACGTGTTCGCCCCCGGGCTGAGCTTCTTCTTCGACGCGCACATCGACTTCTTCGAGGAGATCGCCAAGTTCCGGGCCGCCCGGCGGATCTGGGCCCGCTGGCTGCGCGACGTCTACGGCGCGCGGACGGCGAAGGCGCAGCAGCTGCGCTTCCACACCCAGACCGCCGGGGTCTCGCTCACCGCGCAGCAGCCGGAGAACAACATCGTGCGGACGGCGGTCGAGGCGCTCGCGGCGGTGCTCGGCGGCACCAACTCGCTGCACACCAACGCCCTCGACGAGGTGCTCGCCCTGCCCAGCGCCAAGGCCGCGCAGATCGCGCTGCGCACCCAGCAGGTGCTCGCCGAGGAGACCGGGGTGGCGAACGTGGCCGACCCGCTGGGCGGCTCCTGGTACGTCGAGGCGCTCACCGACTCCCTCGAGGCCCAGGCCGAGGAGGTCTTCGCCCGGATCCGCGAGATGGGCTCCGACGGCTCGATGACCAGCGGGATCCTGCGGGGCATCGAGGACGGCTGGTTCACCGGGGAGATCGCCGAGGCCGCGTTCACCTACCAGCGGGCGCTGGAGAAGGGCGAGAAGAAGGTGGTCGGGGTCAACACCCTCACCGACTCGGTGACCGACGGGGACCAGCTGGAGATCCTCCGGATCAGCCACCAGGTCGAGCTCGACCAGCGGGCCGAGCTCGCCACCCGGCGGCAGGACCGGGACGACGAGGCGGCCCGCGCGGCGGTGGCCCGGATGGTCGAGGTGGCCCGCACGGACCAGAACATGGTGCCGGCGATGCTCGCCGCCGCCCGCGCCGAGGCGACGCTCGGCGAGATCTGCGACGCCCTCCGCGCGGAGTGGGGCACCTACACCGAACCGGCCCGGTTCTGA
- a CDS encoding MarR family winged helix-turn-helix transcriptional regulator, whose protein sequence is MVRPLGLPFDPIERAAQTWAERFGPAASMRAATSVFRVQQILLARFDEALKPHGLTFARYEVLVLLTFSRTGQLPLKVIGSRLMVHPTSVTNAIERLVAAGYVERRPNPTDGRGVLAAITDAGRDVVPLATEALTGQDFGLADVPEAELDALFDILRKVRLGAGDVVPD, encoded by the coding sequence ATGGTGCGACCGCTGGGCCTGCCCTTCGACCCGATCGAGCGCGCGGCGCAGACTTGGGCTGAGCGCTTCGGCCCGGCGGCGTCGATGCGGGCGGCGACCAGCGTGTTCCGGGTGCAGCAGATCCTGCTGGCCCGCTTCGACGAGGCGCTCAAGCCGCACGGGCTGACCTTCGCCCGGTACGAGGTGCTGGTGCTGCTCACCTTCTCCCGCACCGGGCAGCTGCCGCTGAAGGTCATCGGCAGCCGGCTGATGGTGCACCCGACCAGCGTCACCAACGCGATCGAGCGCCTGGTCGCGGCCGGCTACGTCGAGCGGCGCCCCAACCCGACCGACGGCCGGGGCGTGCTGGCGGCGATCACCGACGCCGGCCGGGACGTCGTCCCGCTGGCCACCGAGGCGCTCACCGGCCAGGACTTCGGGCTGGCCGACGTGCCCGAGGCCGAGCTGGACGCGCTGTTCGACATCCTCCGCAAGGTCCGGCTCGGCGCGGGGGACGTCGTCCCGGACTGA
- the glgB gene encoding 1,4-alpha-glucan branching protein GlgB, whose product MSTEDTQGNPPDAEPAGKDELMRRVEEKTAAVQEAATTDENATEAAPPAKKATRKAAATKAPAKKAPAKKSPAKKAAAATADAGAQSELPTEAAPATKATKRTTKKAAAAAADGDAAPAKRTRKAAAKKVTAAPVVAPAPIAEPGDPTAPSAPQPEPPSPDPAEPSTPQAPEDGEHAGTGGSSPAETASEPGAESAPDTVGAPDSQASAPEPTTAETATADLVVGEVTDLPPAPGEAPEPAATELVAALPEGETPVSTSVPADATPAGREVSGEELRAVVEGWSYDPHGVLGAHRLPEGWAVRTLRPDAVAVVVVDQDGTRYEAHQLHGGGVYEARLPQQPGDYRIEVVYPNGDGGTDTYTVDDPYRWLPTLGEVDQHLIREGRHEKLWTVLGAHVRHYDTPGGPVDGVSFAVWAPNARGVKVTGDFDYWEARAYPMRSLGSSGVWEVFVPGVQVGTRYRYHVLGADGQWRVKSDPMAFATEVPPANASVVTESTHEWHDDAWLASRAESRWHERPMSVYEVHAGSWRQGLSYREMADELVAYVKDAGFTHLEFMPLAEHPFGGSWGYQVTSYYAPTSRFGSPDDLRYLIDAAHQAGIGVIVDWVPAHFPKDDWALARFDGTPLYEHADPRRGEQPDWGTYVFDFGRNEVRNFLVANALFWAKEFHIDGIRVDAVASMLYLDYSRNDGEWTPNEYGGRENLDAVSFLQEMNATVYREVPGVVTIAEESTAWPGVTRPTYLGGLGFGFKWNMGWMHDSLGYMANAPIYRSYHHGQLTFSLVYAFSENYVLPISHDEVVYGKGSLLRKMPGDRWQQLANLRAYLGYMWAHPGKQLLFMGSEFGQLSEWAESRSLDWWHLDDPAHRGVLDLVRDLNTVYKETEALYSQDVDPAGFQWIDANDAGGNTLTFLRYGKDGQVLACIVNLSGNPHHDYRVGLPRGGRWRELINTDSEGYGGSGVGNFGGVDAVAEAWHGQPWSATLTAPPLATVWLVHEGPEPELPDSGVPADQAQIAAAEASGAAEGPGTGLEPAQPDSQE is encoded by the coding sequence ATGAGCACCGAGGACACGCAGGGGAACCCCCCCGACGCGGAGCCGGCCGGCAAGGACGAGCTGATGCGCCGGGTCGAGGAGAAGACGGCCGCCGTCCAGGAGGCCGCCACGACCGACGAGAACGCCACCGAGGCGGCGCCGCCGGCGAAGAAGGCCACCCGCAAGGCCGCCGCCACGAAGGCCCCGGCGAAGAAGGCCCCGGCCAAGAAGTCCCCGGCCAAGAAGGCGGCCGCCGCGACCGCTGACGCCGGTGCGCAGAGCGAGCTGCCCACCGAGGCGGCGCCGGCCACGAAGGCCACCAAGCGGACGACGAAGAAGGCAGCTGCGGCCGCCGCTGACGGCGACGCCGCCCCGGCCAAGCGCACGCGGAAGGCCGCCGCCAAGAAGGTGACCGCCGCGCCCGTCGTCGCCCCGGCGCCGATCGCCGAGCCCGGCGACCCGACCGCGCCGTCGGCCCCGCAGCCGGAGCCGCCGAGCCCCGACCCGGCCGAGCCGAGCACCCCGCAGGCGCCGGAGGACGGCGAGCACGCCGGTACCGGGGGCAGCTCCCCGGCCGAGACCGCCTCCGAGCCGGGCGCGGAGAGCGCGCCCGACACGGTCGGCGCGCCGGACAGCCAGGCGTCGGCCCCCGAGCCGACGACGGCGGAGACCGCCACCGCCGACCTGGTCGTCGGCGAGGTCACCGACCTGCCCCCCGCTCCCGGTGAGGCCCCAGAGCCTGCCGCCACCGAGCTGGTCGCGGCGCTGCCGGAGGGCGAGACCCCGGTGAGCACCTCGGTGCCCGCCGACGCCACCCCGGCCGGTCGCGAGGTGTCCGGCGAGGAGCTGCGCGCCGTCGTCGAGGGCTGGTCCTACGACCCGCACGGGGTGCTCGGTGCCCACCGACTGCCCGAGGGCTGGGCGGTCCGCACCCTGCGGCCGGACGCCGTGGCCGTGGTGGTCGTCGACCAGGACGGCACCCGGTACGAGGCCCACCAGCTGCACGGTGGCGGCGTCTACGAGGCGCGACTGCCCCAGCAGCCCGGTGACTACCGGATCGAGGTCGTCTACCCCAACGGGGACGGCGGCACCGACACCTACACCGTCGACGACCCCTACCGCTGGCTGCCCACGCTGGGCGAGGTCGACCAGCACCTGATCCGCGAGGGCCGGCACGAGAAGCTGTGGACCGTCCTCGGTGCGCACGTGCGCCACTACGACACCCCCGGCGGCCCCGTCGACGGGGTGTCCTTCGCCGTCTGGGCGCCCAACGCCCGCGGCGTGAAGGTCACCGGCGACTTCGACTACTGGGAGGCGCGCGCCTACCCGATGCGGTCGCTGGGCTCCTCCGGCGTCTGGGAGGTCTTCGTCCCCGGCGTGCAGGTGGGCACCCGCTACCGGTACCACGTGCTGGGCGCCGACGGTCAGTGGCGGGTGAAGAGCGACCCGATGGCGTTCGCCACCGAGGTGCCGCCGGCCAACGCCTCCGTCGTCACCGAGTCCACGCACGAGTGGCACGACGACGCGTGGCTCGCCTCCCGCGCCGAGAGCCGCTGGCACGAGCGGCCGATGAGCGTCTACGAGGTGCACGCCGGCTCGTGGCGGCAGGGCCTGTCCTACCGGGAGATGGCCGACGAGCTCGTCGCCTACGTCAAGGACGCCGGGTTCACCCACCTGGAGTTCATGCCGCTGGCCGAGCACCCCTTCGGCGGCTCGTGGGGCTACCAGGTCACCTCCTACTACGCCCCCACCTCGCGCTTCGGCAGCCCCGACGACCTGCGCTACCTGATCGACGCCGCCCACCAGGCCGGCATCGGCGTCATCGTCGACTGGGTGCCGGCACACTTCCCGAAGGACGACTGGGCGCTGGCCCGGTTCGACGGCACCCCGCTGTACGAGCACGCCGACCCGCGCCGCGGCGAGCAGCCGGACTGGGGAACCTACGTCTTCGACTTCGGCCGGAACGAGGTGCGCAACTTCCTGGTCGCCAACGCGCTGTTCTGGGCCAAGGAGTTCCACATCGACGGCATCCGGGTCGACGCCGTCGCCTCGATGCTCTACCTGGACTACTCGCGCAACGACGGTGAGTGGACGCCGAACGAGTACGGCGGCCGGGAGAACCTGGACGCGGTCTCCTTCCTGCAGGAGATGAACGCGACCGTGTACCGCGAGGTGCCCGGCGTCGTGACCATCGCCGAGGAGTCGACCGCCTGGCCGGGCGTCACCCGGCCCACCTACCTCGGCGGCCTGGGCTTCGGCTTCAAGTGGAACATGGGCTGGATGCACGACTCGTTGGGCTACATGGCCAACGCGCCGATCTACCGCAGCTACCACCACGGCCAGCTGACCTTCTCCCTGGTCTACGCGTTCTCGGAGAACTACGTCCTGCCGATCAGCCACGACGAGGTCGTGTACGGCAAGGGCTCGCTGCTGCGGAAGATGCCCGGTGACCGGTGGCAGCAGCTGGCCAACCTGCGCGCCTACCTGGGCTACATGTGGGCCCACCCGGGCAAGCAGCTGCTGTTCATGGGCTCGGAGTTCGGGCAGCTGTCGGAGTGGGCGGAGAGCCGCTCGCTGGACTGGTGGCACCTCGACGACCCGGCGCACCGCGGCGTGCTCGACCTGGTCCGCGACCTCAACACGGTCTACAAGGAGACCGAGGCGCTGTACTCCCAGGACGTCGATCCGGCGGGCTTCCAGTGGATCGACGCCAACGACGCCGGCGGCAACACGCTGACCTTCCTCCGGTACGGCAAGGACGGCCAGGTGCTGGCCTGCATCGTCAACCTCTCCGGCAACCCGCACCACGACTACCGGGTGGGCCTGCCGCGGGGTGGCCGCTGGCGCGAGCTGATCAACACCGACTCGGAGGGCTACGGCGGGTCCGGCGTGGGCAACTTCGGCGGGGTCGACGCCGTCGCCGAGGCGTGGCACGGGCAGCCGTGGTCGGCGACGCTCACCGCGCCGCCGCTGGCCACCGTGTGGCTGGTGCACGAGGGCCCCGAGCCCGAGCTGCCCGACTCCGGCGTGCCGGCGGACCAGGCTCAGATCGCCGCCGCCGAGGCCTCCGGTGCCGCCGAGGGCCCGGGCACCGGTCTGGAGCCAGCACAGCCCGACTCCCAGGAGTGA
- a CDS encoding tetratricopeptide repeat protein codes for MQPNRPAAPRDPRAAAQQAQMAASLAGAVDLAAVKARSEAAARAQAAPPPSASTPAGAPGSAVVDVTEDTFQSEVLDRSFQVPVVLDLWAEWCGPCKQLSPVLEKLATEGAGSWVLAKVDVDANPALAQGLRVQGIPAVKAVWQGQLVAEFTGAIPEEQARQFVTELVAATSGGAVPGGAEAEPAEQEDPRLDEAEAALDRGDLTAAEAAYQAILDAEPDHPVAGLALRQVQLFRRAEEAGPDALNVADASPDDVAAQTRAADLLLGTGNVDAAFDRLLDVIRRTAGEDRDLARKHLVELFGVVGDEDPRVGAARRALTLALY; via the coding sequence ATGCAGCCGAACCGCCCCGCCGCTCCGCGTGACCCCCGCGCCGCCGCCCAGCAGGCGCAGATGGCCGCCTCACTGGCCGGCGCCGTCGACCTCGCCGCGGTCAAGGCGCGCAGCGAGGCCGCAGCCCGGGCCCAGGCCGCGCCGCCGCCGTCGGCGAGCACGCCGGCCGGCGCCCCGGGCAGCGCCGTCGTCGACGTCACCGAGGACACCTTCCAGTCCGAGGTCCTCGACCGCTCCTTCCAGGTGCCGGTCGTGCTGGACCTGTGGGCCGAGTGGTGCGGGCCCTGCAAGCAGCTCTCTCCGGTGCTGGAGAAGCTGGCCACCGAGGGCGCCGGCTCCTGGGTGCTGGCCAAGGTCGACGTCGACGCCAACCCGGCGCTGGCCCAGGGCCTGCGGGTGCAGGGCATCCCGGCGGTCAAGGCGGTCTGGCAGGGCCAGCTGGTCGCCGAGTTCACCGGGGCCATCCCGGAGGAGCAGGCCCGCCAGTTCGTCACCGAGCTGGTCGCCGCCACCAGCGGGGGAGCGGTCCCCGGCGGCGCCGAGGCCGAGCCGGCCGAGCAGGAGGACCCCCGGCTGGACGAGGCCGAGGCCGCGCTGGACCGCGGTGACCTGACCGCCGCCGAGGCCGCCTACCAGGCGATCCTCGACGCCGAGCCCGACCACCCGGTCGCCGGCCTCGCGCTGCGGCAGGTGCAGCTGTTCCGCCGGGCCGAGGAGGCCGGGCCCGACGCGCTGAACGTCGCCGACGCCTCGCCCGACGACGTCGCCGCGCAGACCCGCGCCGCCGACCTGCTGCTGGGCACCGGCAACGTGGACGCGGCCTTCGACCGGCTGCTGGACGTCATCCGCCGCACCGCCGGTGAGGACCGCGACCTGGCCCGCAAGCACCTGGTCGAGCTGTTCGGCGTCGTCGGCGACGAGGACCCCCGGGTCGGCGCCGCCCGCCGCGCGCTCACCCTCGCCCTGTACTGA
- a CDS encoding maltokinase N-terminal cap-like domain-containing protein, with the protein MTAVTDLLAGWMPGQRWFGGKGRDWAEVSDEGFFLDQSDPVLSVHRVQITYTDGATETYLVPLSWRESPAEELAGAFIGAVTGSNGTENYAYDAMRDREATVPWLTHLVAASTVGPMRFHPAGVAHIPEGLPGDIISTEQSNTSLVYGESAILKLFRRLEPGLNPDVEIHDALRRAENPHIAGLLGHIEIDGAPGEEPATVAMLQTFVPNASDGWRLATSSVRDLYAEADLHADEVGGDFAGESERLGEATASVHADLARVLPTEPADRDWYRTLAEQMTQRLDAALAVVPDLAEHADALRTLYTAVAGTEEPVTRQRVHGDLHLGQVLRTTSGWIVLDFEGEPARPLAARRELDTPLRDVAGMLRSFDYAARHMLVEQPDDPQRAYRAQEWAERNRAAFCAGYSAAGGVPLAADSALLRAFEADKAVYECVYEARNRPHWLMIPLSSLSRLTSGD; encoded by the coding sequence ATGACTGCGGTGACCGACCTGCTGGCCGGCTGGATGCCGGGACAGCGCTGGTTCGGGGGCAAGGGCCGCGACTGGGCCGAGGTCAGCGACGAGGGGTTCTTCCTCGACCAGTCCGACCCGGTGCTCTCCGTCCACCGCGTCCAGATCACCTACACCGACGGGGCGACCGAGACCTACCTCGTGCCCCTCTCCTGGCGCGAGTCGCCGGCCGAGGAGCTGGCCGGTGCCTTCATCGGCGCGGTGACCGGTTCCAACGGCACGGAGAACTACGCCTACGACGCGATGCGCGACCGCGAGGCCACCGTCCCGTGGCTGACCCACCTGGTGGCCGCCTCCACCGTGGGCCCGATGCGCTTCCACCCGGCCGGGGTCGCGCACATCCCCGAGGGGCTGCCCGGCGACATCATCTCCACCGAGCAGAGCAACACCTCGCTGGTCTACGGCGAGTCGGCGATCCTCAAGCTGTTCCGCCGGCTCGAGCCCGGGCTCAACCCGGACGTCGAGATCCACGACGCGCTGCGCCGCGCGGAGAACCCGCACATCGCCGGGCTGCTCGGGCACATCGAGATCGACGGCGCCCCCGGCGAGGAGCCGGCCACCGTCGCGATGCTGCAGACCTTCGTGCCCAACGCCAGCGACGGCTGGCGACTGGCCACCTCCAGCGTGCGCGACCTGTACGCCGAGGCCGACCTGCACGCCGACGAGGTGGGCGGTGACTTCGCCGGGGAGAGCGAGCGGCTCGGTGAGGCGACCGCCTCGGTGCACGCCGACCTCGCCCGGGTGCTGCCGACCGAACCCGCCGACCGGGACTGGTACCGCACGCTGGCGGAGCAGATGACCCAGCGGCTGGACGCGGCGCTCGCCGTCGTCCCGGACCTGGCCGAGCACGCCGATGCGCTGCGGACGCTCTACACCGCGGTGGCCGGCACCGAGGAGCCGGTCACCCGCCAGCGGGTGCACGGCGACCTGCACCTGGGCCAGGTGCTGCGCACCACCAGCGGCTGGATCGTGCTGGACTTCGAGGGCGAGCCGGCCCGACCGCTGGCCGCCCGGCGCGAGCTGGACACCCCGCTGCGCGACGTGGCGGGGATGCTGCGCAGCTTCGACTACGCCGCGCGGCACATGCTCGTCGAGCAGCCCGACGACCCGCAGCGCGCCTACCGCGCCCAGGAGTGGGCCGAGCGGAACCGGGCCGCCTTCTGCGCGGGCTACTCGGCCGCGGGCGGGGTGCCGCTGGCGGCCGACTCGGCCCTGCTGCGGGCGTTCGAGGCGGACAAGGCGGTCTACGAATGCGTCTACGAGGCGCGCAACCGGCCGCACTGGTTGATGATCCCGCTCAGCTCGTTGTCCCGGCTGACCTCCGGCGACTGA
- the treS gene encoding maltose alpha-D-glucosyltransferase, with the protein MTLPVPAQSTPGTAEQSGLPAPGSDPEWFKRAVFYEVLVRGFADSNADGIGDLRGMIGKLDYLQWLGVDCLWLPPFFASPLRDGGYDVSDYTAVLPEFGDIEDFKELISEAHSRGMRMIIDFVMNHTSDQHPWFQASRSDPDGPFGDFYVWADDDTGYADARIIFVDTESSNWTFDPVRKQYFWHRFFSHQPDLNFENPKVQEAIIDALRFWLDLGIDGFRLDAVPYLFEEEGTNCENLPRTHEFLKKVRKVVDAEYPDRVLLCEANQWPADVVEYFGEDGDECQMAFHFPVMPRLFMAVRREQRFPISEIMAQTPDIPENCQWGVFLRNHDELTLEMVTDEERDYMWGEYAKDPRMKANIGIRRRLAPLLDNDLDTLELFTALLMSLPGSPVMYYGDEIGMGDNIWLGDRDGVRTPMQWTPDRNGGFSTADPQRMHLPLVADPVYGFQVTNVEAQLRNSNSLLHWTRTMISIRKQHPTFGVGSFTEIGSRNPTVLSFVREFGDDVVLCVNNLSRFPQPVELDLRRFEGYTPVELTGRVQFPQIGVLPYMLTLGGHGFYWFELQKPVATTTEDEEDWETTTSSSVARSLLDSGLVSEGNPAGSGGLGSEATTIDHEGEA; encoded by the coding sequence ATGACCCTCCCCGTCCCCGCCCAGTCGACCCCCGGCACGGCTGAGCAGTCGGGCCTGCCCGCCCCCGGCAGCGACCCCGAGTGGTTCAAGCGCGCCGTCTTCTACGAGGTGCTCGTCCGCGGCTTCGCCGACAGCAACGCCGACGGCATCGGCGACCTGCGCGGCATGATCGGCAAGCTCGACTACCTGCAGTGGCTCGGCGTCGACTGCCTCTGGCTGCCGCCCTTCTTCGCCTCACCGCTGCGTGACGGCGGCTACGACGTCAGCGACTACACCGCGGTGCTGCCGGAGTTCGGCGACATCGAGGACTTCAAGGAGCTCATCAGCGAGGCCCACTCCCGTGGGATGCGGATGATCATCGACTTCGTCATGAACCACACCTCGGACCAGCACCCCTGGTTCCAGGCCAGCCGCAGCGACCCCGACGGCCCCTTCGGCGACTTCTACGTGTGGGCCGACGACGACACCGGCTACGCCGATGCGCGGATCATCTTCGTCGACACCGAGAGCTCGAACTGGACGTTCGACCCGGTCCGCAAGCAGTACTTCTGGCACCGCTTCTTCAGCCACCAGCCCGACCTGAACTTCGAGAACCCGAAGGTGCAGGAGGCGATCATCGACGCCCTGCGCTTCTGGCTCGACCTCGGCATCGACGGCTTCCGGCTCGACGCCGTCCCCTACCTCTTCGAGGAGGAGGGGACCAACTGCGAGAACCTCCCCCGCACCCACGAGTTCCTGAAGAAGGTGCGCAAGGTCGTCGACGCCGAGTACCCCGACCGGGTGCTGCTGTGCGAGGCGAACCAGTGGCCGGCCGACGTCGTCGAGTACTTCGGCGAGGACGGCGACGAGTGCCAGATGGCCTTCCACTTCCCGGTCATGCCGCGCCTGTTCATGGCCGTCCGCCGGGAGCAGCGCTTCCCGATCTCCGAGATCATGGCGCAGACGCCGGACATCCCGGAGAACTGCCAGTGGGGCGTCTTCCTGCGCAACCACGACGAGCTGACGCTGGAGATGGTCACCGACGAGGAGCGGGACTACATGTGGGGGGAGTACGCCAAGGACCCCCGGATGAAGGCCAACATCGGCATCCGCCGCCGGCTGGCCCCGCTGCTGGACAACGACCTGGACACCCTCGAGCTGTTCACCGCGCTGCTCATGTCGCTACCCGGCTCGCCGGTCATGTACTACGGCGACGAGATCGGCATGGGCGACAACATCTGGCTCGGTGACCGCGACGGCGTGCGCACCCCGATGCAGTGGACGCCGGACCGCAACGGCGGCTTCTCCACCGCCGACCCCCAGCGCATGCACCTGCCGCTGGTCGCCGACCCGGTCTACGGGTTCCAGGTCACCAACGTCGAGGCCCAGCTGCGGAACTCGAACTCGCTGCTGCACTGGACCCGGACGATGATCTCCATCCGCAAGCAGCACCCGACGTTCGGCGTCGGCAGCTTCACCGAGATCGGGTCGCGCAACCCCACGGTGCTGTCGTTCGTGCGCGAGTTCGGCGACGACGTCGTGCTCTGCGTCAACAACCTCTCGCGCTTCCCCCAGCCGGTCGAGCTGGACCTGCGGCGCTTCGAGGGCTACACCCCGGTCGAGCTGACCGGGCGCGTGCAGTTCCCCCAGATCGGGGTGCTGCCCTACATGCTGACCCTCGGCGGTCACGGCTTCTACTGGTTCGAGCTGCAGAAGCCCGTCGCGACGACGACCGAGGACGAGGAGGACTGGGAGACCACGACGAGCAGCAGCGTCGCACGGTCCCTGCTGGACTCCGGCCTGGTCTCCGAGGGCAACCCGGCGGGCAGCGGGGGCCTCGGCAGCGAGGCCACGACCATCGACCACGAGGGAGAGGCCTGA